Proteins found in one Triticum urartu cultivar G1812 chromosome 4, Tu2.1, whole genome shotgun sequence genomic segment:
- the LOC125550402 gene encoding probable serine/threonine protein kinase IREH1: MNLSPALPVRAAVPVFPQAGPPDPLPRPTTIRIHHQFSSSGSFRPASQTAVAVAAGRGEAESRTHARDATRASEPAARAGADGEGTRPTRLPPPSLHFLRTVPTSTLPLPLAPLSVCRPAPTPPPPVRRNSGEAAMVFKGRFFSSRHKSSESSSPDGSNSPRTPTSAPGAASAASPASSSASSRSDKKKPKSETPKKRDKLFGSAAVAVPSPRASPASSTSSPSAAKHHLRDAAPAAALSPILASSLGLNKIKTRSGPLPHEGQRMAAALGSSNLARGHSQAGTASGKKGVSSWADSTSAGSASNRGKGKAAEQPVQPVRAVEPEGKSAAKAKSNSFRNHSGDLRTPPQIPATVSAYDACETPKESESPRFKAIMQATSAPRKRNPSDIKSFSHELNSKGVRPFPFLKPRGVYNLKEVLKVIQVRFEKAKEEVNTDLAVFAGDLVSVMEKYADSHPEWKETLEDLLILARSCSVMTPGELWLQCEGIVQDLDDQRQELPMGVLKKLYTRMLFILTRCTRLLQFHKESGFAEDEIVMDQRDKIIQSADNKILTQSGPHATTSRSSKSDARKSYSQEQHNLKWRRSQEIKPVKLLPLDTDIKKEVESPTRERISSWKPFPSPVPKPPKEPTPIKEESPTKKIDTLATIPSGVELTSPVESVSHQPLPPKHQHKTSWGHWSDQPNISEEGSIMCRICEEYIPTNYVENHSAVCAIADRCDQKGVSVDERLVRVAETLEKLVESYTQRDLINSVSSPDAAKVSNPSINEESDGASPKLSDWSRRGSADMIDYLQEADNTISLDDIKNLPSMTCKTRFGPKSDHGMATSSAGSMTPRSPLTTPRSNHIDMLLAGRSAINESNDLPQIVELADIARCIANTPLDEESALSQLVTCIEDLQEIVNRRKHEALTVQTFGTRIEKLHREKYLQLCDSVDMDKVDSSSTIMDEEDDVVRSLRASPVHPVKDRTSIDDFEIIKPISRGAFGRVFLAKKRTTGDLFAIKVLRKADMIRKNAVESILAERDILITVRNPFVVRFFYSFTSRENLYLVMEYLNGGDLYSLLRNLGCLDEDVARVYLAEVVLALEYLHSMQIVHRDLKPDNLLIAHDGHVKLTDFGLSKVGLINSTDDLSGPAVSGASLYGDDEPQMNELEEMDHRARRQKRSAVGTPDYLAPEILLGTGHGTSADWWSVGVILFELLVGIPPFNAEHPQTIFDNILNRKIPWPHVPEEMSFEAKDLIDKFLTEDPHQRLGSDGASEVKQHPFFKDVSWDTIARQKAAFVPSSDSAFDTSYFTSRYSWNPSDENIYEAYEFEDSSENGSLSGSSSCVSNHQDDMGDEHGGGPTDFESGPNVNYSFSNFSFKNLSQLASINYDLLTKGLKDEPPMKPET, from the exons ATGAACCTGAGCCCGGCCCTACCCGTCCGAGCCGCCGTCCCGGTCTTCCCTCAAGCCGGGCCACCCGACCCGCTGCCACGGCCCACCACCATACGAATTCACCACCAGTTTTCTTCCAGTGGCTCCTTCCGCCCGGCCAGTCAAACGGCAGTCGCGGTTGCTGCTGGGCGTGGAGAGGCTGAgtcacgcacgcacgcacgcgaCGCGACGCGGGCCAGCGAGCCAGCCGCGAGAGCCGGCGCGGACGGGGAGGGGACGCGACCCACACgcctccctcccccctccctaCATTTCCTCCGCACTGTCCCCACCAGCAcgctccccctccccctcgcTCCGCTCAGTGTGTGCCGCCCCGCCCCCACCCCGCCCCCACCTGTTCGACggaactccggcgaggcggcgatgGTCTTCAAGGGCCGCTTCTTCTCGTCGCGGCACAAGTCGTCCGAGTCCTCCAGCCCCGACGGCAGCAACAGCCCGCGCACGCCCACCTCCGCCCCCGGGGCGGCCTCCGCGgcctcgccggcctcctcctccgcctcctccagATCCGACAAGAAGAAGCCCAAATCCGAGACCCCCAAGAAGCGCGACAAGCTCTTCggctccgccgccgtcgccgtgCCCTCCCCCAGGGCCTCCCCGGCCTCCTCCACCTCCAGCCCCTCCGCCGCCAAGCACCACCTCAGGGATGCGGCCCCCGCCGCCGCGCTCTCGCCGATCCTCGCCTCCTCGCTCGGCCTCAACAAGATCAAGACGAGATCCGGCCCGCTGCCGCACGAGGGCCAGCGGATGGCCGCCGCGCTCGGGAGCAGCAACCTCGCGCGCGGCCACTCCCAGGCGGGGACAGCCTCCGGGAAGAAGGGCGTCAGCTCGTGGGCCGATTCCACCAGCGCTGGCAGTGCTAGTAACCGGGGCAAGGGAAAGGCCGCCGAGCAGCCCGTGCAACCCGTGCGCGCCGTGGAACCGGAAGGGAAGAGCGCTGCAAAAG CTAAATCTAATTCATTTCGGAACCATTCGGGAGATTTGAGGACTCCGCCCCAAATACCAGCGACCGTG TCTGCATATGATGCCTGTGAAACGCCAAAGGAATCCGAGTCTCCACGCTTCAAGGCCATTATGCAGGCTACCAGTGCACCAAGGAAGAGAAACCCTTCAGATATAAAGAGTTTTTCACATGAGTTGAACTCCAAAGGGGTCCGACCATTCCCATTCTTGAAACCTCGAGGCGTATACAACTTGAAG GAGGTGTTAAAAGTTATTCAGGTGAGATTTGAGAAGGCAAAGGAAGAGGTAAATACAGATTTGGCAGTTTTTGCGGGGGACTTGGTTAGTGTAATGGAGAAGTACGCAGACTCTCATcctgagtggaaagaaactttgGAGGATTTGTTAATACTTGCACGCAGCTGCTCTGTAATGACACCCGGGGAACTTTGGCTGCAATGTGAAGGTATAGTGCAAGATTTGGATGATCAACGTCAGGAGCTCCCAATGGGTGTGCTGAAGAAGCTTTACACTCGGATGCTCTTTATCCTTACAAGATGTACAAGGCTGCTCCAGTTTCACAAGGAGAGTGGATTTGCTGAGGATGAAATTGTTATGGATCAGCGAGATAAGATTATACAATCTGCTGATAACAAGATTTTAACGCAATCAGGTCCACATGCTACAACAAGCAGAAGTAGCAAAAGCGATGCAAGAAAATCATACAGTCAAGAGCAGCATAATCTGAAATGGAGAAGAAGCCAGGAGATAAAACCTGTTAAGCTTCTGCCCCTTGACACTGATATCAAGAAAGAGGTTGAATCTCCAACCAGAGAACGGATTTCTTCCTGGAAACCTTTTCCATCACCTGTTCCAAAGCCCCCAAAAGAACCTACCCCTATTAAAGAGGAATCGCCTACTAAGAAAATAGATACACTCGCTACGATTCCTAGCGGCGTTGAGTTAACCAGTCCAGTAGAATCTGTATCACATCAACCACTTCCTCCCAAGCATCAACACAAAACTTCATGGGGACACTGGTCTGACCAGCCAAATATTTCTGAAGAGGGTTCAATAATGTGTCGCATATGTGAAGAATATATCCCTACAAATTACGTAGAAAATCATTCGGCAGTCTGTGCAATCGCTGACAGGTGTGACCAAAAAGGTGTAAGCGTTGATGAACGTTTAGTAAGAGTTGCAGAAACACTTGAAAAGTTGGTCGAGTCTTATACGCAGAGAGACCTTATCAATTCTGTCAGCAGCCCAGATGCTGCAAAAGTTTCAAATCCAAGCATCAATGAAGAATCTGATGGTGCCTCTCCAAAACTGTCTGATTGGTCTAGAAGAGGTTCTGCTGATATGATCGACTATCTCCAAGAGGCTGATAACACTATTTCGTTGGATGATATAAAAAATCTTCCTTCAATGACATGTAAGACTCGCTTTGGGCCGAAATCTGATCATGGAATGGCTACATCATCGGCAGGAAGTATGACTCCTCGATCTCCACTAACGACTCCAAGATCAAATCATATAGACATGCTTTTAGCTGGGAGAAGTGCGATTAATGAGAGTAACGATCTTCCACAG ATTGTTGAACTTGCTGATATTGCACGATGTATTGCAAATACTCCTCTGGATGAAGAAAGTGCTTTGTCCCAATTGGTTACTTGCATAGAAGATCTGCAAGAAATTGTCAATCGTAGGAAGCACGAAGCCCTCACAGTGCAAACATTTGGCACTCGCATAGAAAAGCTCCACCG GGAGAAATACCTGCAGCTTTGTGACTCAGTTGATATGGACAAGGTTGACTCGTCGAGTACCATAATGGACGAAGAAGATGATGTTGTTCGTAGCTTACGAGCAAGTCCTGTTCATCCAGTCAAGGATCGTACTTCAATCGATGACTTTGAAATCATAAAACCTATCAGCCGCGGAGCATTTGGACGTGTTTTCTTGGCCAAGAAAAGAACTACAGGAGACCTCTTTGCTATAAAG GTACTTAGGAAGGCAGATATGATTCGAAAAAATGCCGTCGAAAGTATATTGGCTGAACGCGATATATTGATCACGGTCAGGAATCCTTTTGTG GTTCGTTTCTTCTATTCGTTTACCTCTCGGGAAAATTTGTATCTGGTCATGGAGTACTTAAATGGAGGCGACCTGTATTCTTTACTGAGAAATTTAGGGTGCTTGGATGAAGATGTTGCTCGTGTATATCTTGCAGAAGTT GTGCTAGCTTTGGAATATTTGCACTCCATGCAGATTGTTCACAGAGATCTAAAACCTGACAACCTATTGATTGCTCATGATGGGCATGTAAAG TTGACAGATTTTGGGTTGTCCAAGGTTGGTCTGATCAATAGCACAGATGATCTATCTGGCCCTGCTGTTAGTGGGGCTTCATTGTATGGAGACGATGAACCTCAGATGAATGAATTAGAGGAAATGGATCACCGAGCACGGCGACAAAAGCGTTCTGCGGTTGGAACCCCTGATTATTTAGCACCAGAAATCCTTTTGGGGACAGGGCATG GTACTAGTGCAGATTGGTGGTCTGTAGGTGTAATTCTTTTTGAGTTACTTGTTGGAATACCTCCATTTAATGCAGAGCACCCTCAG ACAATTTTTGACAATATTCTTAATCGCAAAATACCTTGGCCACATGTCCCAGAAGAGATGAGTTTTGAAGCGAAAGATCTAATTGACAA ATTTTTGACAGAAGACCCTCATCAACGTCTAGGATCAGATGGTGCCTCTGAG GTCAAACAACATCCATTCTTTAAGGATGTTAGCTGGGATACCATTGCTAGGCAGAAG GCTGCCTTCGTTCCCTCCTCAGATAGTGCATTTGATACCAGCTACTTCACCAGCCGTTACTCTTGGAATCCATCAGATGAAAACATATatgaagcatatgagtttgaggATTCCAGTGAGAATGGAAGCCTTAGTGGCAGCAGTAGTTGCGTGAGCAATCACCAAGATGACATG GGGGATGAGCATGGAGGTGGCCCCACCGACTTTGAATCTGGCCCAAATGTCAATTACTCTTTCAGTAACTTCTCGTTCAAG AATCTTTCACAACTTGCATCCATCAATTATGATCTGCTGACGAAAGGATTGAAGGACGAGCCTCCTATGAAACCTGAAACATAG
- the LOC125550403 gene encoding DNA-directed RNA polymerase I subunit RPA12-like has product MAFWQARDFLFCGVCGTLLDFNSHRYASCPLCGFKRKAKDIEGKETRYAVTAEDIRRELKMKPFVVLESAPNMDIIVQRSLTERACPECNHHELEYYTKQLRSADEGQTIFYECPECGHAFNENT; this is encoded by the exons ATGGCTTTCTGGCAGGCGCGCGACTTCCTGTTCTGCGGCGTGTGCGGCACCCTCCTCGACTTCAACTCCCACCGCTACGCCTCCTGCCCTCTCTGCGGCTTCAAGCGCAAGGCCAAAG ATATCGAAGGGAAAGAAACTCGGTACGCGGTCACCGCGGAG GATATTAGAAGAGAGCTAAAGATGAAACCGTTTGTGGTTCTTGAATCGGCGCCAAATATGGACATAATCGTGCAAAGATCCCTG ACAGAGCGAGCCTGTCCAGAATGCAACCATCATGAACTCGAATATTACACGAAGCAG CTTCGGTCAGCGGATGAGGGGCAGACTATCTTCTACGAGTGCCCGGAGTGCGGCCACGCATTCAATGAGAACACCTAA